DNA from bacterium:
CGTGACGTGCGGAGATTTCAGAGCCGCAAACGGAGCGAAGCGCGGTTGGCCACGCGCCGGGATGAACGCGATTATCGCCGGGGCGGGCCGACCGCGCGACCATTCCGGCCGCGCTGTCATCCAGCCGCCGACCAACCGATACCCGCGGACCATGAGGCGGGTACGGATTTCTGGTTCCGGATGGCGTCGACGACGGGCGCCAGGAATTCCTCGATCCGGTGAACGACCTCCGCCAGGGTTTTTGGCGTATCCGCATCGGGCAGCCGGCGCAAAAAGGCGTCCCATTGGCGGAGCTTGTCGGCGTCTCCGTAAATCCGCCCGGTAAACACCGTCGGCCTGACCGCGAGTTCCGTGCCCCGGTTCAGAACGTCCGGTGCAGAGCCTCCCCCAGCAGGGCGCCGTCGAAGGGGAAATGCCCGGCGAGATACCACAGGTCATGCAGATCCTTCATACGGGATGTCAGGAGATCGAGCCGAACCAGCGCCTGGAATTTCTCCGCCACGACGCTGACCATGCTATAGCCCCGCATCCGCGGCGCCGGGTGATCGAGTAGCGTCGGAAATTCGATCTCGGCGGCGTTAGGCACCACCACGTCGCCGAAGGCAATGTCGATCTGCATGCGAGCCCTTGCGTTGTCGAGCCTCCCGTCAAACGTAATTCTCACGCCCTCGTAATCCGCGCCCTCCTTGATCCTTGTCCCCGCGACGCTTTGCTTGTCGAAAACCACTCCATCGGGTTCGGCCTCGACTTCGCATACGTCCCGGATCGCGGCGACGATCGCGTCCACGTCGTTGTCGCCGAACGCGAGCAGGTCGATGTCGCGGGTGGGACGGGCGCGCGGCGCCGCCCAAACGACGAGCATCAACGCTCCCTTCAAAACGAATCGCCGGCCGTGCGGGGACCGGCTCCGCCGATAAGGGAACCGCTCCATCGCGTAATAGACGAGCAACTCTTCGAACGTGCGGTGGTCTTGCGCCGAGATGTTTTTCAGGCGCCGGCGCACCGAGGCCGCGACGTTTTGGATATTCTCTGGACTCACAGGATGGCTTCCAGATAGGGCCGCATGACGCGTTCCACGCGGCAAATACGAGCGAACTCCAACAACCTGGGCACCCGAATATTTTTTGCCGCCTTGGCGAGCCGAAGAGCTTCGAGCGCCACGTCAAGCCCGATCTTGTTTCGGAACTTGAAGACGTCAGCGATCGTTTTCTCCGGGCCGTAAACGCGGACGACGACCTTATCGATGCGGTGCTCCTCGATGCCCTCGGTAAACGCCGGGCCCGTATATCGGAATACGCGGACGGGCGGCGAATCGATTCGCGGGGATGCCCACGCCTTTCTGTCGACGGCGACATGGATCTCGTGCGGGATTTGCGTCGTGATCCCGTGAAAGGCCAGTGCGGAGACCATGCATATGACGCCTTGCGGTATCCGTTTCGAAACCGTGACGAGGTCCGGGTTTCCAAGTGGCGGCCTATCGGCGAGACGATAGACGCCTCGGCTCAGGCGTTCGATCCGGCCGGTGTCGGCCATGGCGTAGAGGTCGCGGGGATGGATCCCGCGGTCGAGAGCCTGTCCCGTCCGCAGAACGCCCCCAAGTTCGCGGAACACGGCCTCGGCTTTTTTTATGCGGCTGTCGCGATTCGCCATGCGCACCTTTCGGATAAAATTCTATCCATATTTATATATTAGGCAAGAATTTTATCCGACCCGATCGTATTTCGAAATAACGTGGGGGCGCGCTCAAAAAGACACGGGCGCGGCGTGTGCCGCGCCCGCGTGTCGATCGGAGGCATGACGTCGTGCCGGGGCGGTGTCGACCGCGCACTCCGTCCCGCTCGGAGCGGGACTACGTTTGCGGCCCTGACATCGCAGGTCATCGCCGGGGCGGTGTCGACCGCGCACTCCGTCCCGCTCGGAGCGGGACTACGTTTGCGGCCCTGACATCGCAGAGCGGGGCGACTTCGTTTGCGGCCCTGACATCGCAGGTCATCGCCGGGGCGGTGTCGACCGCGCACTCCGTCCCGCTCGGAGCGGGACTACGTTTGCGGCCCTGACATCGCAGAGCGGGGCGACTTCGTTTGCGGCCCTGACATTGCCGCTATCCGCGTGGAGGCTGTTTCAGCAGCCGCAGCAGCCGTCGTCATCGTCATCGTCATCGTCATCGTCGTCATCATCATCGTCATCATCATCGTCATCGTCGTCGGAGCCGCCGAAGGGAACGCATTCGTCGGCGTCTTCGTTGCACGCCTCGTCGTCGCCGCAGGGGTCGCCGGAGAAGGTGCAGATGCCGTCGTCGCCGCAGGTGGCGTCGCCGGTGCAGAAGAGGCCGTCGTCGCAGTCGGCGTCCGTCTCGCAGGGGCAGGTGACGCCGAAAGCGACCACGCCGCCTTCGTCGGCAAGCGGGTTGGCGTCCGCGTCCTCGGCGCCGAACAGGTGCCCGACGAATACGCCGGTGGCGATGTTGATGCACGTGTCCGGCTCGAGCGCGATGAAGGAGAGGTCGATCGTGAACTCTTCGCCCGCACCGAGATCCGCGGCGAACGAATCCGTGAGGTCATCCCAGGACAGGCGGTCGGTTTCCTGCGCGTCGGGCGCGGGGAGGACGGAATCGAGCTCGACGAGGTCGCTCGAGAAACGGATTTCGAACGGTGCGAGCGTGATGGCCGCGTCGCCGTTATTGGCCACGCGCACGCGCACTTCGAAGGTGCCGCCGATGCCGGCCTCGCTGCCGAGGGGGTCGAGGATCTCGACGGTCACGAAATCGCCGAAGTCGACTGTGCCGGCCTCGGCGTCGGTGGGGCTGTAGGAGTCGTCGCCGATCTCGTAGCTGTTCAGCACGGTGAGCGTATCCGCGTCGGCCACGGTGATGCCGGCGGGCGGATTTTCGGCGTCGCCGCCGACGGCAACGACGCGGCCGCCCTCGGGATCGACGGCGATGCCCTTCATGGGCGTAAAGCCGAAGTCTTCGATCGTTTCGCTCATGGCGGCGATATCGTAGCGCGTGACGTTCGGGCCGGCGAATGCGGTGGTCGAGAAAACGATCGGCGAGACCGGATCGACGGCGCCGAGCGCGACGCCGAACTCGGTGATGGTGTACGAGCCGAGTTCGTTGCCGGTATCGGCGTCGTAGTAGCGGACATCGAAGCTGCCGTCGCCGGTGTAGAGCACGTTGTCGAGCACGGCCATGCCGAAGATGCCGTTGTTGGTCGACAGATCGACGCTGCCGACATGATCGAGATCGGCGCCCGCGTAGATGTGGACTTCCGTGGTCTGCACATCCGCGACGTAGAAGCGGCCGGTGCTTGCGTCGAACGCCATCGGTGCGATGTTGGTGAGTTCAGCGAGGGTGACGCGTCCCAGGCTCTCGAGCGTCGCGGCGTCGAAAACGTCGAGCTGGTTTGAGTGCTCGGAGGCGACGTAAACCTTGCCGTTCACGGAGTCCACCGCGACGCCGACCGGGCCCTCGACGGGCTCGCCGAGCCCATCGCGCAGGGCGGTCTTGGCGGGGATCAACTCGTCCTCGAAGAGGATGAACGCCTGAAGTGGCCACGGGTCGGCGTTGGTGTGCGTGAGGGCGTAGATCACCTTGGTGGTGACGGGCAGTTCGGCGCGCGCGGCGGGCGCGGCGCCAAGCGCGGCGACGATCACCGCGACGCAGAGCATTCGGCGAAGCATGGTTATTCCTTTCCTTGCGCCGCGGGCGGCGCGGTGCGTATCAATCGTAAACCGACATCCTCGTCGCGCAGGCTGGCGGCGCCAAAGCGGCGTTTGGCAAGACGCGTGTCAGCCGCGGTGGAGAACATGGCGCCTCCGCGATAGACGCGAAAGAGCGTTCCGCCCTTTCCGGTGGGGTCAGTTTGGGGCGATGTGTCGTACGGCGCATCCGCCTCTTCGTCAACGCCGTCCCAGACCCATTCCCAGATGTTGCCGAGCACGTCGTGGAGGCCGTTGGCGTTCGGGGTCTTCAGGCCGACCTCGTGGATGTCGAAGCCGGAGTTTCCGCAATACCAGGCGATCTCCTTGAGGCCGTTGTCGCCGCACGAGGTGTTGACGATGTCGCCGTTGTAGAACGCGGTGGAGGCGCCGGCGCGCGCGAAAAACTCCCATTCTGCCTCGGTCGGCAAGCGCCAGCCGGTGCAGTCCTGGTCCCAGTCTACGTCGGTGGGGGTGTTGATCGTGTAACACTCCTCGAGGCCAAGCGCCGTGGACAGGGCATTGGCGAACGTGACGGCCTCCGTCCAGGTGACGGTGCCGACGGGGAAGTCGTCGCCGCAACCCTGCTGGCCGACGGGCAGGCCGCCGGTGACGCCCTTGTAGAGGGACTGCGTGATCTCGTGGACGGAAACGAGCATGTCGCGCGTGAGCGTGACGGAGTGCTGCGTTTCCCAGCCGTCCACGTCGCGGCCAAGCTCGGCGTCCGGGCTGCCCATCGTGAACGCGCCGGCCGACACGGGAACGGTGGCGGGCGCGACGACGGCGCCAGTCACGTCCGGGCACTGCTCGGTATCGTCATCGCCGGTGTCGTCGTCCGCGTCATCATCGCCGGTATCGTCGTCGCCGGTATCGTCGTCGTCGGCGTCGTCATCGGCGGCGTCGTCATCGGCGGCGTCGTCGTCGGGCAGGGTGTCGTCATCGTCACCGGCGGTATCGTCGTCGGCGTCGTCGTCGCCGGTGTCGTCGTCCGCGACGTCATCATCGGCAAAATCGTCGTCGTCGTCATCGTCATCGTCGTCATCGCCGCAGCCGCAACCGAGGGGGAAAGCGGCAAGGGCGAGGGCGTTAAGGGCGAACAGGAAAATCGCGGCCGATCGGCGAAGCGGATATTTCATGGTGGACTTCCGATTTTTCCAGTCAAAAGGGCGGTCTTCCGCTTACCGGAAGCCGCCCCATGAGAATGCATTCAAGGGCGACAGGTTTGTCCGGTTTGGCCGGTACGTCAAGCCCCCGCGCGGCGGTCAGTCCGGATCGCGGACGCACCGGGCGAGGTTTTCGCCAAGGTACTGAATCCCGCCGACGGTCGCGGTTTCGTAATCGACGAACCAGCCGTTGGTCGTCTCGAACGGATCGACGGTGATTGACCAATAGGCGCCGATCGTGCCGGTAAGTTCGGCCGGCCAGTATTGCCCTTCGGGTCCGGGGCCTTCGAGCGGATTTTCGTTGCAGCCGTGGCATTCGAAGTTGAAGCAGGGGCCCTCGGAGGAGCATTCGTCGGTCAGAAGGCACTCGCCGCCGGGCTCGGTGGCGGGGCAGCCGCGGACGAGCGAACGCAGTTCGGAGATCGTCGGCAGGCGCCAGTCCTCGTAGCCCCCGAAATCCAGGGACACGCAGTAGCTGAACGCGTCGTCCTGGTTGAGCGCGCCGTCGGAGACGCCGTCCTGCCAGATCAGGCCGGTTGTTTCGTCGATGTAAACATCGGGGTTGTCCGAGGCGTCGTCATCGCCATCGTCGTCGTCATCGTCATCGCCGGCGTCGTCGTCGCCGTCATCGTCATCATCGTCGTCGTCGTCGTCATCGTCGTCGTCGTCATCGTCCCCACAACCGCATCCGAGCGGGAAGGCGGCAAGGGCGAAGGCGATAAGGGCCAACAAGGCGAAAAGCTGTTTGTTTTTCATGGGGTCCGTCCGTTTTTTCTGCTAAAAAAAAGCGGTCTTCCGGCCGCCGGAAGCCGCCCCAACGGGACAACTCAGCGCGCAGACTTCCGTGCGAATTGCGATCCGTCAACCCGACGCAGGTCAAACGCCTGGCGCGGGGCCTAACGCGGTGGACAATCGCGTCGCGCCGGGCATTATTGCGCGCGCCATGGACGATTTCGTCATCGACGACCATCACCTGACGCCCGCCGCGCGCGCGCTTGCGGCAAAATACCAAATGACCTCGCGTTTTTACGACGTTCTCGACTACCCCTGGGAGCGGCAATACCGGCAATGGCGGCCGATCCTCGTGGGGGACGCGACGGGCGCGGTGATGGAGGCGGGCGTCGGCACGGGGCGGAATCTGCGGCATTACGCGCCGGATGCCAAAGTTACCGCGTTTGATTTAAGCGAGGGCATGCTTCGGATCGCGAGCCGGCGAGCGCGTCGGGCGGCGTGTCCCGTGAATCTGTTGCGGCGCGACGCGACGCGGCTTGCCGGGGTGCCGTCGGATCGTTTCGACTGGTACATCGCGACGTTTTTGTACTGCGTGATGCCAAACGACCTCCAGCCGGCGGCGCTTTCCGAGGCGATTCGCGTGCTGAAACCGGGCGGGAGGATTCGGCTTCTCGAGATGGTTTATTCGAACGATCCGCGCCTGTTGGCGCGGCAGCGGCGATTCGCGCCGTTTGTCGAGAAGGTTTACGGCGCGCGCTTCGATCGGCGAACGCTTGAGTTTCTACGCGCGGACGGTCGCGTGGAGATCACCGAGACGCGGTTTCTGAAGGCGGATACGTATCTGCTGATCGAGGGGCGCAAGCGGTCGTAGGGTCGGCGATGTCAGGGCCGCAAACGAAGCGCAGCCGCTGGCGGAGCGAAGTGCGCGGTCGGTTTCGAGCCGGGAATGACGCGGTTTTTTCCGGGGCGGTATCAACCGCGCACTCCGTCACCTCGCTCGGAGCGAGGCGACTTCGTTTGCGGCCCTGATATCGCAGGGACCCAGGGTTACTTACCGCAGGCGCCGCCGGTGATGGAGAACTCGGGCTCGTCGGCGGACAGGCCATCGTCGGGCTCGGGCTCGGGCTCGGTATCGTCGTCATCCTGTTCCTCGATGGCGATGCAGGCGTCGGTGTCTTCCTCGCAGACCTCGTTTTCGTCGCAGGGATTTCCGGCGTGCTGGCACTCGAGCTGGTTTGGCGTGCAGAACTCGTCGCCGTTGCAGAACAGGCCGTCGTCCGGGCAGGGGTCTTCGTCGTCGGAGACGCACTGATCGACGCCCTCGTCGCAGGTCGTCTCGCCGTTGCACCAGTTGTTGTCATCGACGCACGGATTGCCGGTGTGGCCGCATTCCTCGAGGTCCTCGATGCAGATGATGGTTTCGGCGCCGTTGCAGAACAGGCCGTCGTCCATCGGGCAGGGGTTGCCGGCGGAGACGCACGCGCCGTCGGTGCAGGACTCGGGGCCGTTGCAATACACGCCGTCGTCGCACTCCTGGTCCGTGAGGCAGATGCAGTGAATGGTGAACTTGAAGACGGATTCGGCGTCCTCCACGGGCTGGCCGTTGTCGAATTCGGCGTCGTGCATGCGCGCGAGATTTTGTCCCTTGACCGTCGTTTCGCAGATGTCCGGCTGGGCCAGGAAATGCGCCTCGATGATGGCGGACTCGCCAAAGTCCAGGTCGGCGCCGATCTGCGCGATGAGATCGGACCAGTCGATCTGGCCGTCGTCGACGTTGTCGTCGGACGGCGGGACGGAAAAGAGATAGGTGAGCTGCGCCGGATCGTATTCGTCCGTCACGGGCAGGATGTGGATCGGCTCGGAGGATTGATTCGTGATCTCGATTTCGAAGACGACCTCGTCGGAGAGGTCGATCTGGCCGTTCGGGTGCGAGGTGGACGATTTGTCGATCGAGCCGCCGAAGGCGAGCCAGGTGGAATCGAGATCGGTGGGACTCCAGCCGCTTTGGCCGAACGCGACGCGGCCCGTTTCCTGGAGCGTGGTGACGTCGACGGCGCGGATGGTCGGCTTGGCGGAAAATCCGCTGCCGGCGTCCACGACGACGTAAACGGTGTTGTCGTTCTGGTTCACCGCGACGCCCCGGCCGGTGACGCTGCTGCCGAGGAAGTGGAAATTCTCCGTGGCGGTTCCGGTGTGGAGGTAGTGCAGGTAGGGGCTGTCGGGCGGCTCGTGCGCGCCGGAGACGGAGGTGCAAAACAGGACGGGATCGTCGCCGTCCATGAACACCGCAAGGCCGACGCACACGCCCTGCAAGAAGGTGGCGCTGCCGATTTCCGTGTGATTGGCGACGTCGTACCAGCGCACGGTCGGGGTGGCGTCGGAGACGAAGAGCGTGTCGACGCCGGCCACGTCCGCGACGACGTCGATGCCCCAGGCGCCGTCACCGGTGGGCAGCACCCACTTGTCGAGCTCGGTGAAGTTTGTCGTGTCGAAGACCCACACGTCGTTCTCGCGGCGGTCAATGACGAACAGGTGGCCGAGGTCCTCGAGCACGTCCATGCCGGCCAGATCGTCCGGGGGCGGCGAACCGGAAAGGGCCACGGTGCCCAGCGGGCTGGCGTCGGTGGCATCGAAAAGATCGACGGCGCCGGAGAACTCGTAGGAGACGAACAGGCGTTTCACGTACGGATCGACGGCGAGGCCCACGGGGCCGCCGTCGCGGTTGATCGGGTTCCAGGTTTCGTC
Protein-coding regions in this window:
- a CDS encoding nucleotidyl transferase AbiEii/AbiGii toxin family protein — protein: MPRGTRHAALSGSHPVSPENIQNVAASVRRRLKNISAQDHRTFEELLVYYAMERFPYRRSRSPHGRRFVLKGALMLVVWAAPRARPTRDIDLLAFGDNDVDAIVAAIRDVCEVEAEPDGVVFDKQSVAGTRIKEGADYEGVRITFDGRLDNARARMQIDIAFGDVVVPNAAEIEFPTLLDHPAPRMRGYSMVSVVAEKFQALVRLDLLTSRMKDLHDLWYLAGHFPFDGALLGEALHRTF
- a CDS encoding type IV toxin-antitoxin system AbiEi family antitoxin domain-containing protein is translated as MANRDSRIKKAEAVFRELGGVLRTGQALDRGIHPRDLYAMADTGRIERLSRGVYRLADRPPLGNPDLVTVSKRIPQGVICMVSALAFHGITTQIPHEIHVAVDRKAWASPRIDSPPVRVFRYTGPAFTEGIEEHRIDKVVVRVYGPEKTIADVFKFRNKIGLDVALEALRLAKAAKNIRVPRLLEFARICRVERVMRPYLEAIL
- a CDS encoding formylglycine-generating enzyme family protein, whose translation is MKYPLRRSAAIFLFALNALALAAFPLGCGCGDDDDDDDDDDDFADDDVADDDTGDDDADDDTAGDDDDTLPDDDAADDDAADDDADDDDTGDDDTGDDDADDDTGDDDTEQCPDVTGAVVAPATVPVSAGAFTMGSPDAELGRDVDGWETQHSVTLTRDMLVSVHEITQSLYKGVTGGLPVGQQGCGDDFPVGTVTWTEAVTFANALSTALGLEECYTINTPTDVDWDQDCTGWRLPTEAEWEFFARAGASTAFYNGDIVNTSCGDNGLKEIAWYCGNSGFDIHEVGLKTPNANGLHDVLGNIWEWVWDGVDEEADAPYDTSPQTDPTGKGGTLFRVYRGGAMFSTAADTRLAKRRFGAASLRDEDVGLRLIRTAPPAAQGKE
- a CDS encoding DUF1566 domain-containing protein; this translates as MKNKQLFALLALIAFALAAFPLGCGCGDDDDDDDDDDDDDDDDDGDDDAGDDDDDDDGDDDASDNPDVYIDETTGLIWQDGVSDGALNQDDAFSYCVSLDFGGYEDWRLPTISELRSLVRGCPATEPGGECLLTDECSSEGPCFNFECHGCNENPLEGPGPEGQYWPAELTGTIGAYWSITVDPFETTNGWFVDYETATVGGIQYLGENLARCVRDPD
- a CDS encoding class I SAM-dependent methyltransferase; protein product: MDNRVAPGIIARAMDDFVIDDHHLTPAARALAAKYQMTSRFYDVLDYPWERQYRQWRPILVGDATGAVMEAGVGTGRNLRHYAPDAKVTAFDLSEGMLRIASRRARRAACPVNLLRRDATRLAGVPSDRFDWYIATFLYCVMPNDLQPAALSEAIRVLKPGGRIRLLEMVYSNDPRLLARQRRFAPFVEKVYGARFDRRTLEFLRADGRVEITETRFLKADTYLLIEGRKRS